One window of the Oceanicaulis sp. genome contains the following:
- a CDS encoding tetratricopeptide repeat protein translates to MAQKTKMFRISDILTAGSALLVASAVALAAAAPADAQRNRDRDEQSEAEQQNRTLSARVGEAVQAAVEAQDAEQWGQMIQLLNPLLNQEITPYERSIVLRLRGTAYFQQDNLAQATQDFLGVINTGALTQDEANTLRINVGQLYMAQEQIDEGIRQFELAIANGATLNTRLAKMLATAYVQAERFQEGLRYAEQFYRDEQNKTLNDYNLMQYYYTQLNRPQDELRVIRDGLSAYPGERRSWQNLVAIFARLNREEDAFEANKLMYLNGLFQECNEVFRLAQYYSAFDVPYRGASILERAINSGRCEGDREQLERLANMWRQAAEFDRAIPVIERIASQTGEGEWWLRLAEANYQLNNFAEAESAFETALERGGLDNAGDAWILLGDSRLKQGKRQEALAAFRQATNFRGSAQRANGFIRFVTSQIEGEQRRAVQREQIVIDECSLTIAAERRSLVLIGEVDADGRVTFPEGAIPDQCSRYFNQRTGDQIREAGMSDEEAAQYQADQEAARQARAAAG, encoded by the coding sequence ATGGCGCAGAAAACAAAAATGTTTCGGATCTCCGACATCCTGACGGCAGGCTCGGCCCTTCTCGTCGCCTCCGCGGTCGCGCTCGCCGCCGCCGCTCCGGCGGACGCCCAGCGCAATCGCGACCGTGACGAGCAGTCGGAGGCCGAACAGCAGAACCGTACGCTTTCCGCGCGGGTCGGTGAGGCGGTCCAGGCGGCCGTCGAGGCGCAAGACGCCGAGCAGTGGGGCCAGATGATCCAGCTGCTGAACCCTCTGCTGAATCAGGAGATCACCCCGTACGAGCGTTCGATCGTCCTGCGACTGCGCGGCACGGCGTATTTCCAGCAGGACAATCTCGCCCAGGCCACCCAGGACTTCCTCGGGGTGATCAACACCGGGGCGCTGACCCAGGACGAGGCGAACACGCTGCGCATCAATGTGGGCCAGCTCTACATGGCGCAGGAACAGATCGACGAAGGCATTCGTCAGTTCGAACTCGCCATCGCCAACGGCGCGACCCTGAACACCCGCCTGGCCAAGATGCTCGCGACAGCTTACGTCCAGGCCGAGCGTTTCCAGGAGGGACTGCGCTATGCCGAGCAGTTCTATCGCGATGAGCAGAACAAAACGCTTAACGATTACAACCTGATGCAGTACTACTACACGCAGCTGAACCGTCCGCAGGACGAGCTGCGCGTGATCAGGGACGGTCTCAGCGCCTATCCCGGCGAACGCCGCTCCTGGCAAAACCTCGTGGCCATCTTCGCGCGGCTGAACCGTGAGGAAGACGCGTTCGAGGCCAACAAGCTGATGTACCTCAACGGCCTGTTCCAGGAGTGCAACGAGGTGTTCCGCCTCGCTCAGTACTACTCCGCCTTCGACGTGCCCTACCGGGGTGCGAGCATCCTTGAGCGCGCGATCAATTCGGGCCGCTGCGAAGGCGATCGCGAACAGCTCGAACGTCTCGCCAACATGTGGCGTCAGGCGGCCGAGTTCGACCGCGCCATTCCCGTGATCGAACGCATCGCGAGCCAGACCGGCGAGGGCGAGTGGTGGCTTCGCCTGGCTGAGGCGAACTATCAGCTCAACAACTTCGCCGAAGCGGAATCGGCGTTCGAAACTGCGCTCGAGCGTGGCGGGCTGGACAACGCCGGCGACGCCTGGATCCTGCTCGGCGACTCGCGTCTGAAGCAGGGCAAGCGCCAGGAAGCGCTCGCCGCCTTCCGTCAGGCGACGAACTTCCGCGGCTCGGCTCAGCGGGCGAACGGCTTCATCCGCTTCGTGACGAGCCAGATCGAAGGCGAACAGCGCCGCGCCGTCCAGCGTGAGCAGATCGTCATCGACGAATGTTCGCTCACGATCGCCGCCGAACGCCGTTCGCTGGTTCTGATCGGCGAGGTGGATGCGGACGGGAGGGTGACCTTCCCCGAAGGCGCCATTCCCGATCAGTGCTCGCGCTACTTCAACCAGCGCACGGGCGACCAGATCCGCGAAGCCGGCATGAGCGACGAGGAAGCCGCTCAGTACCAGGCCGAT